Proteins encoded by one window of Lathyrus oleraceus cultivar Zhongwan6 chromosome 1, CAAS_Psat_ZW6_1.0, whole genome shotgun sequence:
- the LOC127127975 gene encoding DEAD-box ATP-dependent RNA helicase 39 has translation MCSHSPVCFPTLIHQNINDTYLTPKPQNKLNRCAKPSASMAGASGRIVFSLSSSITRRLHGKRFSFFTLSNPTTIFPRFRPLCSITATPETLLDTDTEKHSILLEKLRVRHLKGSLIKTASQIVKKSEGKKKVVVDDVVVGDVVVIGSFEELGINDEVMGAVKEIGIEVPTEIQCIGIPAVLDGKSVVLGSHTGSGKTLAYLLPLVQLLRRDEQLNGLVLKPKRPRAVVLCPTRELSEQVFRVAKSISHHARFRCTMVSGGGRLRPQEDSLSNPIDMVVGTPGRILQHIEEGNMVYGDIQYLVLDEADTMFDRGFGPDIRKFIAPLKQRASRPDSLGFQTVLVTATMTKAVQNLVDEEFQGIVHLRTSSLHKKISSARHDFLKLSGSENKLDALLQVLEPSLAKGNRVMVFCNTLNSSRAVDHFLGENMIFTVNYHGEVPAEQRVENLNKFKSNTGDCPTLVCTDLAARGLDLDVDHVIMFDFPLNSIDYLHRTGRTARMGAKGKVTSLVTKKDFGLATKIEEAIRKNESLEAITKESLRMDITRNQITEQRRKNKNVVKTSKTRDKSDSRPSSTTNRSGIRDKSDSRTSSANTRSGIRDKSDSRTSSTNTRSGIRGKSDSRTRSEDTRSGIRDKSDSRTGSGNTRSGMKFGKQSSPSKSSKKGFPVSKTVKSSSPSSFIKASSESKRTGKSGTATKSTNPKLSVVGFRGRNASSSDKRQTF, from the exons ATGTGTTCGCATTCTCCCGTTTGTTTTCCGACCTTGATTCACCAAAATATCAATGACACCTATCTAACCCCAAAACCCCAAAACAAACTTAACCGCTGCGCAAAACCTTCTGCATCAATGGCGGGTGCTAGCGGAAGAATCGTCTTCTCCCTCTCTTCTTCCATAACCAGACGCCTTCACGGTAAGCGTTTCTCATTCTTCACACTCTCAAACCCTACCACCATTTTCCCACGATTCAGACCTCTCTGCTCCATAACCGCTACACCGGAAACTCTATTAGACACTGACACTGAAAAACACTCGATTCTTCTCGAGAAGCTGAGAGTTAGACACCTAAAAGGAAGTCTTATCAAAACGGCTTCTCAAATTGTGAAGAAATCTGAGGGGAAGAAGAaggttgttgttgatgatgttgttgttggtGATGTTGTTGTTATTGGGAGTTTTGAGGAATTGGGAATTAATGATGAGGTAATGGGGGCTGTTAAAGAAATTGGGATTGAAGTTCCTACTGAGATACAGTGTATTGGTATTCCTGCTGTTTTGGATGGGAAAAGTGTTGTTTTAGGGTCTCATACTGGTTCTGGAAAAACTCTTGCTTATTTGCTTCCACTTGTTCAG TTGCTAAGACGGGATGAGCAATTGAATGGACTAGTTTTGAAGCCCAAGCGTCCCCGAGCTGTTGTGCTATGCCCTACAAGGGAGTTGTCTGAGCAG GTTTTTCGAGTTGCGAAATCAATAAGCCATCATGCACGATTCAGGTGCACCATGGTAAGTGGCGGTGGCCGTCTTAGGCCTCAGGAGGATTCACTTAGTAACCCCATTGATATGGTAGTTGGTACCCCTGGCAGGATTCTTCAACATATCGAGGAGGGAAATATGGTATACGGTGACATCCAGTACTTG GTATTAGACGAGGCAGACACGATGTTTGATCGGGGCTTTGGTCCTGATATTCGCAAGTTCATAGCCCCATTAAAACAGCGTGCTTCTAGACCTGATAGCCTAGGTTTCCAGACTGTTTTAGTTACTGCAACCATGACAAAG GCTGTGCAAAATCTGGTTGATGAGGAGTTTCAAGGCATTGTCCATCTGCGCACATCCTCGTTGCATAAAAAGATTTCTTCTGCTCGTCATGATTTTCTTAAACTTTCTGGTTCTGAGAACAAGCTGGATGCATTACTTCAG GTATTAGAGCCAAGTCTTGCCAAGGGTAACAGGGTAATGGTTTTCTGCAACACATTGAATTCTAGCCGTGCTGTGGATCACTTTCTTGGTGAAAATATGATTTTTACTGTGAACTACCATGGGGAGGTACCGGCGGAGCAAAG GGTTGAAAACCTCAACAAGTTTAAGAGTAACACTGGAGATTGCCCTACATTGGTTTGCACAGACTTGGCTGCTAGGGGTCTGGACTTGGATGTCGATCATGTTATCATGTTTGATTTCCCTCTGAATTCT ATCGACTACCTCCATCGCACAGGTAGAACTGCTCGTATGGGTGCTAAAG GGAAAGTAACAAGTTTGGTTACTAAAAAGGACTTCGGTTTGGCAACCAAAATAGAGGAGGCAATAAGAAAGAATGAAAGTTTGGAGGCTATCACTAAAGAAAGTCTCCGAATGGACATAACCAGGAACCAAATCACTGAGCAAAGAAGAAAGAATAAAAATGTGGTAAAAACTTCAAAAACTAGGGACAAATCTGATTCTCGTCCATCTTCTACCACTAACAGGTCAGGTATTAGGGACAAATCTGATTCTCGCACCAGTTCTGCAAATACCAGATCAGGTATCAGGGACAAATCTGATTCGCGCACCAGTTCTACTAATACTAGGTCAGGTATTAGGGGCAAATCTGATTCTCGCACCAGATCTGAGGATACCAGGTCAGGTATTAGGGACAAATCTGATTCTCGCACCGGTTCTGGGAATACCAGGTCAGGCATGAAATTTGGTAAACAATCATCGCCATCTAAGTCTTCAAAGAAAGGATTTCCTGTTTCAAAAACTGTAAAATCTTCCAGTCCAAGTAGCTTCATAAAAGCTTCTTCGGAGAGTAAGCGAACGGGTAAAAGTGGGACTGCCACCAAATCTACAAATCCTAAACTCAGTGTTGTTGGGTTTAGGGGACGGAATGCATCATCATCAGATAAGAGACAAACATTTTAG